AACAAGGTTGCCAACAGCAGCCCCAACCCCACAAGACCCCAACGACCGGCGACGGAACTCTTCGTATCCAGGCCCCGCTCGATAAGACGCACCAGGGTCAGGCCGAACAGGAGGAGGGTGAGCGTATTAAAGATGGCGCCCCCGTTCTCGACGAAGAACCCGGTCAGCCGCGATGCCAAGTAGGTCACCAATGGCAGGGTATACGGGTAGGCGGGGAAACTGGCCGGATTGACCGGACGGTCGGCGGATGGCAGCCCATCCACTTCGAACAGATACTTGGCACTCCAAAGCCACTGAGAAAACTCGTCCCATTGGGAGGGGACCATGGCGCTGACCAGCAGGATCAGAGGCAACCCGACCAGAACTAAGCGACCCAGATCCTTCGGGAAAAGCTGTCCATCCCGTCGCCAGGCCAGCCATCCAGCAACCATTGCCAAGCCGAACAGGAGGTAGGCGATCCAGCTAAAGGCCAAGGCGGGCAGATAGATACCGCTTGTTGTGAACAACACCGTTACCACGGCCCACCCGGTCCATAAATCGGCCTCTTGGAATCGCGACCGGCCCCCAATCAGCGCGCCCATGGCCATCAACGCGGCCATGACCGCGCCCACGGCCGCCAAGCCAAGCAAGTTCTCGAAATCGGGGAGATAGGACAAGACGAGCGACATGGTGCCTCCGGGGTGATCGCGGCGTGTTTAACATAGCTTCCACGCCTAACAAACCTTTGCCTTCGGCGTTCGCGGCATTACATTGAGCAGCAGCACATTCATGGAGAAGCCGAATGAAGATCACTTTCGCCAAGCCAGCCCTGCCCGAAACCGGAACTCTGGTGGTGACCGCATTGGATGGCGGCAAACTGTCGCCCACTGCCCAGATCTTCGACGAACGGACCGATGGGGCCCTTGGACGGGCGATCAAGACCGCGCGCTACAAAGGCAAAAAAGGCCAGGGGCTGAGCCTGTTGGCTCCGACAGGCACCGGTCTCGACCGGCTGTATGTGATCGGCTTGGGCAAGGCCAAGGACCTCAACGATCTGAAGATGCAGGATGTGGGGGGGACTCTGTATGCCTCGCTGGCCCATTGCGGGGCTTCGAGTGTCTCGGTGGCGCTGGATGATCTGGAGGACTGTGGGCTGTCCTTGGAAGATATGGCGGCCCATCTGGCATTCGGCGCGCGGTTGCGCACTTTCCGCTTCGACAAGTACCGCACCAAGGAAGAAAAAGGCGATAAGCCCAAGCTCAAGACTTTCAAGATTCACGGCGCGGCGGTGGCGGATGCCAAAGCGACCTTCGCCCCCCTGGACAAGATTGCCGACGGGGTGTTCCTGACCCGCACCCTGGCCTCGGAACCGGCCAACGTGCTGTATCCGGAAAGCTTTGCCAAGGAAGCCCAGAAGCTGAGCGACCTGGGCGTTAAGGTGAAGGTCTTGGGTGAAAAGGAGATGACTAAGCTGGGCATGGGCGCCCTGCTGGGCGTCGGCCAGGGCAGCATCCGGGAATCCAAGATGGTGACTTTGGAATGGAATGGCACCGGCGCAAAGAAATCCGGTGCGCCCATTGCCTTTGTCGGCAAGGGCGTCTGCTTCGATTCCGGCGGTATTTCCATCAAGCCTTCACCGGGCATGGAGGATATGAAATGGGACATGGGCGGCGCCGGCGTGGTGACCGGCCTGATGGCGGCACTGGCCGGGCGCAAGGCCAAGGTCCATGCAGTAGGCGTCATCGGCTTGGTGGAAAACATGCCCTCGGGCGAGGCGCAGCGGCCCGGTGACGTGGTGACCTCCATGTCCGGTCAAACCATCGAAGTGATCAATACCGATGCCGAAGGGCGTCTGGTGCTGGCCGATGCCCTGCATTATTGCAACGAGACCTATCAGCCCAAGTTCATGATTGATCTGGCGACTCTGACCGGAGCCATCATCATCGGCCTGGGCGAGCATGTGGCGGGGACCTTCTCCAACGATGATGACCTGGCCGAGGCGGTGTCCGAAGCGGGCAAGGCGGTGGGCGAGGGGGTCTGGCGCCTGCCCATCGGCGAGGAATGGGATAAACAGATCAAGTCCGACATCGCGGACATGAGGAATGTGGGCGGTCGCGCCGGAGGCAGCATCACCGCCGCGCAGTTCCTCAAGCGCTTCGTCGGGGATACTCCGTGGCTGCATATCGATATCGCCGGCGTGACTTGGTCGAAGAAAGACAAACCCACCGTGCCCAAAGGCGGCACCGGCTTCGGCGTGCGGCTGCTCGACCGGCTGGTGGCCGACAAGTATGAGAAGGACTGATTCCCGCTCATGGCCGAGGTCGCTTTCTACCACCTGATCGCCTGGCCGCTGGAACGGGCCTTGCCGAAATTGCTTGAGCGGACCGTGGAGTCCGGCAAGCGGGCGGTGGTAATCGCCGGGTCCGATGCCAGGGTGGAATCCCTGGATATGGTGCTCTGGACCTACGAGGCTGATTCCTGGCTGCCCCATGGCACCTCTCGCATGGGACATCCGGCGAATCAGCCGGTATGGCTGACCATGCAGGATGAGAACCCCAACGGGGCGCAGTTTCTGTTCCTGACCGAAGGCATGACCTCGGATCGCCTGGCCGAATACGAGCGGTGTTTTGATCTGTTTGATGGCAATGATCCACAAGCCGTGCAGGCGGCGCGGGAGCGTTGGACAGCCTGCAAGGCCGCCGGTCACGATCTCGCCTATTGGCGGCAGACAGATCAAGGACGGTGGGAGCGGCAAGCCTAATCCGCGACGATCAATAACAATAATTCCACCAAGGACTTCAAACCGATCAAATTTCGGTCTAAACTCCCGCTCGATGGGTTGTGACACGCCTGTGTGTTTGCGACCTTTCGGATTGGAATTGGACTGAGGTAGGTCAAGGACCCTATGGATCTCGCAACAATTGTCGGCCTTGTCGCCGGGTTTGCACTGATTGTCGTCGCCATCTTGTTGGGCGGCGACCTGATGTCCTTTGTCAACGTCCCCAGTTTGATGATCGTGGTCGGCGGCACCATCGCCTCCGTGCTGATCCGCTATACCCTCAAGGACGTGGGCGTGGTCCTGAAGACCGCCATGGGTATCGGCTTCAATATGTCCAAGACCGATGCCCTGGACCTGGTTCAAAAGTCCCTGGAAATGGCCGAACTGGTCCGAAAAAACGGTCTGCTAGCCTTGGAAAGCCTGGAGATCGAGAACGATTTTTTCAAGCGCGGCATCCGGCTCTGCACCGATGGCCATAACCTGGACGTGATCAAGGAAACCATCGACAAGGAAGTGAACCTGACCATCTCCCGGCAGGAAGCCGGCGAGGCCATGCTGCGCGGTATCGGTGATTCCGCTCCGGCCTTCGGCATGATCGGAACCCTGGTCGGTCTGGTGCAGATGCTGTCCAATATGGATGACCCGAAAACCATCGGCCCCGCCATGGCGATCGCCATGCTGACAACCTTCTATGGTGCCGTGCTGGCCAACGTGTTCGCCATCCCGTTGGCGGACAAGATTGCTGTCAAGAATGATCAGGACCGCAAGAATCACGAGTTGATCGTGCAAAGCATCATTCAAATTCATGGCAACCAGAGCCCCATGGCCTTGAAGGAAATCCTCGCCGTTTACCTGCCGCTCAATAAGCGAGCCGCGCTGGCCGACGACGACGAATAGCGGGGGATCCAGGCACCCATGGCCGACGAAAAATGTAAATGTCCTGCCGGTGCTCCTCTGTGGATGGTCACGTTCGCCGACCTTATGTCCTTGCTGCTGACCCTGTTCGTGTTGCTGCTGACCTTCGCCGAAATGGAAGTGATCAAGTACAAGGCGGTTTCCGGATCGATCCGCAATGCCTTCGGAATCGCCAAGGAAGACAAGCTCAAAGGGGTGATTGAGCTTGAGGGCTCGAAGCGCCGTAAGGCCGCCACCAACCCCGATATTACCCGCGAGAAAAACACCAGCCCCGAGGTGGTGGTCGATATCAAGGAAGCCTTCAATCGCCACCAGGAGATGGCGCAGGAAGAAAAAGAAAAGATGGAGATGAAGCAGCTTGAAGATGCCATCAAGCAGGCCATCGCCAAGGAAATTGCCGGGTCCGGCATGACCGTGGATGTCACCGGCGACGGTGTGGTGATCCGTTTCCCGTCCGAAATCGCCTTCCCGTCGGGCAGTGGGGATCTGTCCAACCAATTCCGCGAGACCCTGGACAAACTGGGGGGCGTGCTGGCGGCAACCGAGGGCCAGATCGTCGTTTCCGGCCATACGGATAACGTGCCCTTGGGCGGCGGTGGTCAGTATCGCACCAACTGGGATCTGTCGGCGGCCCGCGCG
The sequence above is drawn from the Magnetospira sp. QH-2 genome and encodes:
- a CDS encoding leucyl aminopeptidase, translated to MKITFAKPALPETGTLVVTALDGGKLSPTAQIFDERTDGALGRAIKTARYKGKKGQGLSLLAPTGTGLDRLYVIGLGKAKDLNDLKMQDVGGTLYASLAHCGASSVSVALDDLEDCGLSLEDMAAHLAFGARLRTFRFDKYRTKEEKGDKPKLKTFKIHGAAVADAKATFAPLDKIADGVFLTRTLASEPANVLYPESFAKEAQKLSDLGVKVKVLGEKEMTKLGMGALLGVGQGSIRESKMVTLEWNGTGAKKSGAPIAFVGKGVCFDSGGISIKPSPGMEDMKWDMGGAGVVTGLMAALAGRKAKVHAVGVIGLVENMPSGEAQRPGDVVTSMSGQTIEVINTDAEGRLVLADALHYCNETYQPKFMIDLATLTGAIIIGLGEHVAGTFSNDDDLAEAVSEAGKAVGEGVWRLPIGEEWDKQIKSDIADMRNVGGRAGGSITAAQFLKRFVGDTPWLHIDIAGVTWSKKDKPTVPKGGTGFGVRLLDRLVADKYEKD
- a CDS encoding DNA polymerase III subunit chi, whose product is MAEVAFYHLIAWPLERALPKLLERTVESGKRAVVIAGSDARVESLDMVLWTYEADSWLPHGTSRMGHPANQPVWLTMQDENPNGAQFLFLTEGMTSDRLAEYERCFDLFDGNDPQAVQAARERWTACKAAGHDLAYWRQTDQGRWERQA
- a CDS encoding OmpA family protein → MADEKCKCPAGAPLWMVTFADLMSLLLTLFVLLLTFAEMEVIKYKAVSGSIRNAFGIAKEDKLKGVIELEGSKRRKAATNPDITREKNTSPEVVVDIKEAFNRHQEMAQEEKEKMEMKQLEDAIKQAIAKEIAGSGMTVDVTGDGVVIRFPSEIAFPSGSGDLSNQFRETLDKLGGVLAATEGQIVVSGHTDNVPLGGGGQYRTNWDLSAARAASVVHHFIDDERFDGDRFTIQGFGESRPIAANESMEGRAKNRRVELLVVRKSEKTTLAIPGQ
- a CDS encoding MotA/TolQ/ExbB proton channel family protein, with the translated sequence MDLATIVGLVAGFALIVVAILLGGDLMSFVNVPSLMIVVGGTIASVLIRYTLKDVGVVLKTAMGIGFNMSKTDALDLVQKSLEMAELVRKNGLLALESLEIENDFFKRGIRLCTDGHNLDVIKETIDKEVNLTISRQEAGEAMLRGIGDSAPAFGMIGTLVGLVQMLSNMDDPKTIGPAMAIAMLTTFYGAVLANVFAIPLADKIAVKNDQDRKNHELIVQSIIQIHGNQSPMALKEILAVYLPLNKRAALADDDE